In a genomic window of Brassica rapa cultivar Chiifu-401-42 chromosome A10, CAAS_Brap_v3.01, whole genome shotgun sequence:
- the LOC103847550 gene encoding aspartyl protease family protein At5g10770-like has product IVYYYIIAYLTLFFPCRLGRAGICSGPSPSSKCIYVIQYGDSSYSAGYLSKEKFTLTSSNVFDGVNFGCGGDNQGTFLGVAGLLGLGRGTFSFPSQTAATYNKIFSYCLPSSSSYTGHLTFGSARISSSVKFTPMSTVQDSTTFYGLDMIGISVGGRKLEIPPAVFSTPGAIIDSGTVVSRLPPKAYAALRSAFVAGMSQYPTAAGFLILDTCFDFTGYERVTLPRVSFTFSGGVVVDLGLPGILYSPTTSYYCLAFAGNDDDGKAAIFGNVQQQTLEVVYDGAGGRVGFAPNGCQ; this is encoded by the coding sequence atagtttattattatatcATAGCTTATTTGACCCTTTTTTTTCCCTGCCGGTTAGGACGCGCTGGAATATGCTCGGGTCCGAGCCCGAGTTCGAAATGCATCTACGTTATTCAATACGGCGATTCATCGTACTCCGCTGGATATCTCTCTAAGGAGAAGTTTACCCTAACGAGTTCCAACGTATTCGACGGTGTTAACTTCGGCTGCGGCGGGGACAACCAAGGAACATTCCTCGGAGTCGCCGGACTTCTCGGCCTCGGCCGGGGCACATTTTCGTTTCCGTCGCAGACGGCGGCGACCTACAACAAGATCTTCTCCTACTGCCTCCCATCTTCATCCAGCTACACCGGCCACCTCACCTTCGGATCCGCCAGAATCTCCAGCTCCGTCAAATTCACTCCGATGTCCACTGTCCAAGACAGCACGACCTTCTACGGTCTCGATATGATCGGAATCTCCGTCGGCGGTCGGAAACTGGAGATTCCTCCGGCGGTGTTCTCTACTCCGGGAGCGATAATTGACTCTGGAACCGTCGTATCTCGCCTCCCGCCGAAAGCCTACGCGGCGCTGCGAAGTGCGTTTGTGGCGGGGATGTCGCAGTATCCGACCGCGGCGGGGTTCTTGATCTTGGACACGTGCTTTGATTTCACCGGGTATGAGAGGGTGACGCTCCCGAGGGTGTCGTTTACCTTCAGCGGCGGCGTCGTCGTGGACCTTGGACTGCCAGGGATTTTATACTCGCCTACCACCTCGTATTATTGTTTGGCGTTCGCGGGGAATGACGATGACGGTAAGGCTGCCATCTTCGGGAACGTTCAGCAGCAAACGCTGGAAGTTGTGTACGACGGTGCGGGTGGGCGGGTCGGGTTTGCTCCGAATGGTTGTCAATGA
- the LOC103846773 gene encoding CBS domain-containing protein CBSX3, mitochondrial: MQAVIRSFVSGGNVVRSSLLQHLRVVNPAIQPSVLSTRYESTQPARMEEHGFESTTISDVMNAKGKSADGSWLWCTTDDTVYDAVKSMTQHNVGALVVVKPGEQQSLAGIITERDYLRKIIVQGRSSKSTKVGDIMTEENKLITVTPETKVLVAMQLMTDNRIRHIPVIKDKGMIGMVSIGDVVRAVVTEHREELNRLNAFIQGGY, encoded by the exons ATGCAAGCTGTGATTCGTTCGTTTGTCTCCGGTGGAAACGTTGTGAGATCATCTCTGCTGCAGCATCTCCGTGTGGTCAACCCTGCGATTCAGCCTTCCGTGTTGTCTACTCGCTATGAGTCCACTCAGCCTGCTCGTATGGAGGAGCATGGGTTCGAGAGCACAACCATTTCTGATGTTATGAACGCCAAAGGCAAAAGCGCTGATGGATCTTGGCTTTGGTGTACCACTGATGACACTGTCTACGACGCTGTTAAATCC ATGACACAACACAATGTTGGTGCCTTGGTGGTTGTGAAACCTGGTGAGCAACAATCTCTTGCTGGTATCATTACAGAGAGAG ATTATCTGAGGAAGATCATAGTGCAAGGCAGATCATCCAAATCAACAAAAGTAGGGGACATTATGACTGAAGAG AATAAGCTTATCACCGTGACACCAGAGACCAAGGTCCTGGTCGCTATGCAGCTGATGACTG ATAACAGGATCAGGCATATTCCAGTGATCAAAGACAAGGGCATGATAGGAATGGTGTCCATTGGAGATGTGGTCCGTGCAGTGGTGACTGAGCATCGTGAGGAGCTTAACCGCCTAAACGCGTTTATTCAGGGAGGTTACTAG
- the LOC103846776 gene encoding aspartyl protease family protein At5g10770, translated as MILSDTSTNVREKKRAKMSFNRNLLNIIIILCVCLNWDCSEGAQEKQRRAIDSHTIQLSSLFPSSSSPCVLSTRASSTKSSLHVTHRHGTCSRITSAKAKSPDHAEILRLDQARVNSIHSKLSKKLTDRVRQSKSTDLPAKDGSTYGSGNFVVTLGIGTPKHDLSLIFDTGSDLTWIQCEPCVRTCYSQKEPIFNPSSSSSYHNVSCSSAECSSLSSATGNSGTCSASNCVYGIQYGDQSFSVGFLAKEKFTLTASNVFDGVNFGCGENNQGLFTGVAGLLGLGRDKLSFPSQTAATYNKIFSYCLPSSASYTGHLTFGSAGVSRSVKFTPISTITDGTSFYGLDIVGISVGGQKLAIPPTVFSTPGALIDSGTVISRLPPKAYAALRGAFKAKMSQYKNTSAVSILDTCYDLTGLKTVTIPTVSFYFNGGAVVQLGSKGVLYAFKMSQVCLAFAGNSDDNNAAIFGNVQQQTLEVVYDGAAGRVGFAPNGCS; from the exons ATGATATTGAGTGACACTTCTACTAACGTGAGGGAGAAGAAGAGAGCAAAAATGAGCTTTAATAGGAATTTGTTGAATATCATAATAATCCTTTGTGTATGTCTCAACTGGGACTGTAGCGAGGGAGCTCAAGAAAAACAGAGGAGGGCGATTGATTCTCATACTATCCAACTCAGTTCTCTCTTcccttcatcatcatcaccttgTGTTCTTTCTACAAGAG CTTCCAGTACAAAGTCCTCACTGCACGTGACGCACAGACACGGCACGTGCTCGCGTATAACCAGTGCCAAAGCCAAGAGTCCAGACCATGCCGAGATCCTCAGACTCGACCAAGCGCGCGTCAACTCGATACACTCGAAACTGTCGAAAAAACTCACAGATCGTGTCAGGCAAAGCAAGTCAACGGATCTACCAGCTAAAGACGGAAGCACCTACGGTTCAGGAAACTTCGTCGTAACCCTCGGAATCGGAACACCGAAACACGATCTGTCTCTGATCTTCGACACAGGAAGCGATCTGACGTGGATTCAATGCGAGCCATGCGTTCGAACTTGCTATTCCCAAAAGGAACCAATCTTTAACCCGTCTTCGTCCTCCTCGTACCACAACGTCTCTTGCTCATCGGCTGAGTGTAGCTCACTCTCCTCTGCTAcag GTAATTCCGGAACATGCTCGGCTTCGAACTGCGTCTACGGTATTCAATACGGCGATCAATCGTTCTCCGTTGGTTTTCTCGCCAAGGAGAAGTTTACACTAACGGCGTCTAATGTGTTTGACGGCGTTAACTTCGGCTGCGGCGAAAACAACCAAGGACTTTTCACCGGAGTCGCCGGACTTCTCGGCCTCGGCCGTGACAAGCTCTCTTTCCCGTCGCAGACGGCGGCGACCTACAACAAGATCTTCTCCTACTGCCTCCCTTCCTCCGCTAGCTACACCGGACACCTCACCTTCGGATCCGCCGGAGTCTCCAGATCCGTTAAGTTCACTCCGATCTCCACGATCACCGACGGCACTTCCTTCTACGGTCTCGACATCGTCGGAATCTCCGTCGGCGGTCAGAAACTGGCGATTCCTCCGACGGTGTTCTCCACTCCGGGAGCTCTGATCGATTCCGGAACCGTCATCTCTCGCCTCCCGCCGAAGGCCTACGCGGCGCTGCGAGGCGCGTTCAAGGCGAAGATGTCGCAGTATAAGAATACGTCGGCCGTTTCGATCTTGGACACGTGTTATGATCTCACCGGGTTAAAAACGGTGACGATCCCGACGGTGTCGTTTTACTTCAATGGTGGTGCCGTGGTGCAGCTTGGCTCGAAAGGGGTTTTGTACGCGTTTAAGATGTCGCAGGTTTGTTTGGCGTTTGCGGGGAACAGCGATGATAATAACGCTGCCATCTTTGGGAACGTTCAGCAGCAAACGCTGGAAGTTGTGTACGACGGTGCAGCCGGGCGGGTCGGGTTTGCTCCGAATGGGTGTAGTTAA
- the LOC103847551 gene encoding AAA-ATPase At3g28610, which produces INYNIVNNSELRKLLTATSSRSIIVIEDIDCSVDLTGKRRKRDGDLSAKKDGGQGKEDQNQSRVTLSGLLNFIDGIWSACGQERIIIFTTNHIEKLDPALIRRGRMDMHIELSYCGFEAFKVLAKNYLDVDSHPLFGEIKSLLKETKIAPADVAEKLMAKNHKIDVDGSLKDLVESLERRKKHQRDHGDDHKKKIGGKKLGIFRGLF; this is translated from the coding sequence ATAAACTATAATATTGTGAACAACTCTGAGTTGAGGAAACTTCTCACCGCAACATCGAGCAGGTCGATTATTGTGATAGAAGACATTGATTGTTCTGTTGACCTAACGGgcaagagaaggaagagagacGGTGACTTGAGCGCCAAGAAAGATGGAGGACAAGGCAAAGAAGATCAAAACCAAAGCAGAGTCACACTCTCGGGGCTTTTGAACTTCATAGATGGGATATGGTCGGCTTGTGGACAAGAGAGGATAATCATTTTCACGACGAATCATATCGAGAAACTAGACCCGGCTTTGATCAGGAGAGGAAGGATGGATATGCATATTGAGCTGTCTTATTGTGGCTTCGAGGCGTTCAAGGTTCTTGCTAAGAACTACTTGGACGTTGATTCTCATCCTCTGTTTGGTGAAATTAAGTCTTTGCTGAAGGAAACAAAGATCGCTCCAGCTGATGTAGCAGAGAAGCTCATGGCCAAGAATCATAAAATAGATGTCGACGGATCGCTGAAAGACTTGGTTGAGAGTTtggagaggaggaagaagcaCCAGAGAGATCACGGTGATGATCACAAGAAGAAGATTGGTGGCAAGAAACTTGGAATATTTCGCGGATTGTTTTAG
- the LOC117128907 gene encoding aspartyl protease family protein At5g10770 — MKNLFNIITIFLCVLLSWGRADGAQKRESGEASFHRIQASSLFPSSSAPCVFSPRASNTNSSLHVAHRYGPCSSLSSKKAMTSLDHDDMLRLDQARVKSIHSRLSKKLTSRDRVSQSQSTDLQARSGRTLGSGNYIVTVGIGTPKHDLSLVFDTGSDLTWTQCEPCAGSCYPQKEPIFNPSSSSSYSNISCSSTVCDSLASQSRYKYCSASSCVYLIGYGDNSSTSGFLAQEKFTLNSDVFDNVYFGCGQNNYGLFRGIAGLLGLGRGKFSFPSQTAMTYKNIFSYCLPSSPEYTGHLTFGSGGLSNAVKYTSISTVVHESASFYGLDILGISVDDKELEIPVTVFSTPGAIIDSGTVITRLPPTAYAALRTAFKEKMSNYKTALGRSLFDTCYDFTGLESVEIPKVSFSFKGGTVVELDLKGVLYVFDVSQVCLAFAGNSNDEDVAIFGNVQQRTMQVVYDGPGGRVGFAPNGCM; from the exons ATGAAGAATTTATTCAATATCATAACTATATTCCTTTGTGTATTGCTCAGTTGGGGTCGTGCTGATGGAGCTCAAAAGAGAGAAAGTGGAGAGGCTTCTTTTCACAGAATTCAAGCCAGCTCTCTTTTTCCTTCATCATCAGCACCATGCGTTTTTTCTCCGAGAG CATCTAATACCAATTCGTCGCTGCACGTGGCGCACAGATACGGCCCATGCTCGAGTTTAAGCAGCAAGAAAGCCATGACGAGTCTCGACCATGACGACATGCTCAGACTCGACCAGGCGCGCGTAAAATCCATCCACTCGAGGCTTTCGAAGAAGCTAACATCCCGAGATAGAGTCAGCCAAAGCCAGTCAACAGATCTACAGGCTAGAAGCGGACGCACACTCGGTTCAGGGAACTACATCGTGACGGTCGGAATCGGGACGCCGAAACACGATCTGTCTCTGGTCTTCGACACAGGGAGCGACCTGACGTGGACTCAATGCGAGCCATGTGCTGGAAGTTGCTATCCCCAAAAGGAGCCAATCTTTAacccttcttcctcttcttcctacTCCAACATCTCCTGCTCGTCCACGGTTTGTGATTCTCTCGCTTCACAAAGTCGCTATAAATATTGCTCGGCTTCCAGCTGCGTCTACCTTATCGGCTACGGCGATAACTCCTCCACCTCCGGATTTCTCGCCCAGGAGAAATTTACTTTAAACTCCGATGTCTTCGACAATGTTTACTTTGGCTGCGGTCAGAACAATTATGGACTTTTCAGAGGTATCGCCGGACTTCTCGGTCTTGGCCGCGGCAAATTCTCATTTCCTTCGCAGACGGCGATGACCTACAAAAACATATTCTCCTACTGCCTCCCTTCCTCCCCAGAGTACACTGGCCATCTCACTTTCGGATCCGGTGGATTATCCAATGCCGTCAAATACACTTCTATTTCCACAGTAGTCCATGAGAGTGCATCCTTTTATGGCCTCGATATCCTAGGTATCTCCGTGGACGACAAGGAACTGGAGATACCTGTAACCGTGTTCTCTACTCCCGGTGCAATAATCGACTCCGGTACCGTGATTACTCGCCTACCGCCCACGGCCTACGCGGCACTGCGAACCGCGTTCAAGGAGAAGATGTCGAATTATAAGACTGCTTTGGGACGATCGCTATTTGACACGTGCTACGATTTCACTGGCTTGGAGTCTGTGGAAATCCCTAAAGTCTCCTTCTCCTTCAAAGGCGGCACCGTCGTGGAACTTGACTTAAAAGGGGTTTTGTACGTGTTTGATGTGTCGCAGGTTTGTTTGGCGTTTGCAGGGAATAGCAACGATGAGGACGTGGCCATTTTCGGGAACGTTCAGCAAAGGACAATGCAAGTTGTGTACGACGGTCCGGGCGGTCGGGTCGGGTTTGCTCCCAATGGTTGTATGTAG
- the LOC103846772 gene encoding protein POLAR-like 1, whose protein sequence is MDDGGRARAGCIRIRYLSPRRVMARLFPSPVKVKGKKKAMSEERVRDCDCARIINDHNGVPQLSESPPGTIYSELRRRELLFSIGMSCYLLHLIATGREEIHKIVELRNDIEKLLECKNDEMRRKQQEFVELRNEIDKLLQNHNDDLRRKQQQRFASGKPEQCGTTSDVVETSSDSYYSPQLMETSLSVGGGEGCFKRYAFKGKGEDIGGDMDQLEAELEAEFELLQIGHNQEKSEEDSRGIKPLEEQQQGVCPYELERKLHELMETRQEAKIKELKTALEDAKKRLHVKEVEASWWKDTACIVSEHVPQPSRINHSSQTRQYPLSR, encoded by the exons ATGGACGACGGTGGAAGAGCGAGAGCAGGTTGCATCAGGATCAGGTATCTTTCTCCACGGAGAGTCATGGCTCGGTTGTTTCCCTCACCGGTCAAGGTCAAAGGGAAGAAGAAGGCTATGTCCGAAGAACGTGTAAGAGACTGTGACTGCGCGAGGATCATAAATGATCATAATGGAGTTCCCCAACTTTCAGAATCGCCGCCAGGGACAATCTATTCCG AACTGCGAAGAAGGGAGCTTTTGTTCAGCATTGGGATGAGTTGTTACTTGTTGCATCTGATTGCTACTGGAAGAGAAGAGATTCACAAGATAGTCGAGCTACGTAACGATATAGAGAAGCTTCTTGAGTGCAAGAACGATGAAATGAGGCGTAAACAGCAAGAGTTTGTTGAGTTAAGGAACGAAATAGACAAGTTATTACAAAATCACAATGATGATTTGAGGCGAAAACAACAACAACGGTTTGCCTCTGGGAAGCCAGAGCAGTGTGGAACCACAAGTGACGTTGTGGAAACTTCTAGTGATAGCTATTACTCTCCACAGTTAATGGAGACATCTTTGTCTGTTGGAGGAGGTGAAGGTTGTTTTAAACGCTATGCGTTTAAGGGAAAGGGAGAAGATATTGGAGGAGACATGGATCAGCTTGAAGCAGAACTTGAAGCTGAGTTTGAGCTTCTTCAGATTGGTCACAACCAAGAGAAGAGTGAAGAAGATTCAAGAGGAATAAAGCCATTGGAGGAACAACAACAAGGAGTGTGTCCTTATGAGCTAGAGAGAAAGCTACATGAGCTAATGGAGACAAGACAAGAAGCGAAGATAAAGGAATTGAAGACTGCATTGGAAGATGCTAAGAAAAGGCTACATGTGAAGGAGGTTGAAGCTTCTTGGTGGAAAGACACTGCTTGCATTGTCTCTGAACATGTTCCTCAACCTTCTAGAATCAACCACAGCTCTCAAACTCGTCAGTACCCTCTCTCTAGgtaa
- the LOC103846774 gene encoding transmembrane 9 superfamily member 8, translating to MGMELKRSATAFLLLLFVHAARSFYLPGVAPQDFEKGDELKVKVNKLTSIKTQLPYSYYSLPFCQPKKIVDSTENLGEVLRGDRIENAPYSFKMREAQMCNILCRVTLDAKTAKAFKEKIDDEYRVNMILDNLPLVVPIERVDQGSPAVVYQLGYHVGLKGQYEGSKEQKFFMHNHLAFTVRYHRDVETDAARIVGFEVKPYSVKHEYDGEWSEKTRLTTCDPHKKRLVVSSSTPQEVEQKKEIIFTYDVDFQESEVKWASRWDAYLLMNDNQIHWFSIVNSLMIVLFLSGMVAMIMLRTLYRDISRYNELETQEEAQEETGWKLVHGDVFRLPANSDLLCVYVGTGVQCLGMVLVTMIFAMLGFLSPSNRGGLMTAMLLLWVFMGLFAGYASSRLYKMFKGTEWKRIAFRTAFLFPAVVSSIFFVLNALIWGQKSSGAVPFGTMFALIFLWFGISVPLVFVGAYLGFKKPAVDDPVKTNKIPRQIPEQAWYMNPVFSILIGGILPFGAVFIELFFILTSIWLNQFYYIFGFLFLVFVILIVTCAEITVVLCYFQLCSEDYLWWWRSYLTSGSSALYLFLYATFYFFTKLQITKLVSAMLYFGYMLIASYAFFVLTGTIGFYACLWFTRLIYSSVKID from the exons ATGGGTATGGAGCTTAAGAGATCCGCGACCGCCTTCCTTCTTCTGCTCTTCGTTCACGCCGCTCGCTCTTTCTATCTCCCAGGGGTCGCTCCTCAGGATTTCGAAAAG GGTGATGAGTTGAAGGTCAAAGTGAATAAGTTAACCTCTATCAAAACTCAGCTTCCGTACTCGTATTACTCTCTTCCCTTTTGTCAACCTAAGAAGATTGTGGATAGTACTGAGAATCTTGGAGAAGTGCTTCGTGGTGACCGGATTGAAAATGCCCCATACTCG TTTAAAATGCGGGAGGCGCAGATGTGTAATATTCTCTGCCGGGTCACTCTTGATGCCAAGACAGCCAAAGCGTTTAAAGAAAAGATTGATGATGAGTACCGTGTCAACAT GATACTTGACAACCTTCCTCTTGTGGTTCCAATCGAAAGAGTGGATCAGGGCTCTCCCGCTGTTGTTTATCAGCTTGGTTATCATGTTGGTCTTAAAGGCCAGTATGAAGGG AGCAAAGAGCAGAAGTTCTTTATGCACAATCACTTGGCATTTACAGTCCGGTATCACAGAGATGTAGAAACTGATGCTGCAAGGATTGTGGGATTTGAGGTTAAACCTTACAG TGTTAAGCATGAATACGATGGAGAGTGGAGTGAGAAGACCCGTCTGACAACCTGTGATCCTCACAAAAAGCGCCTGGTCGTTAGCTCGTCTACCCCTCAAGAAGTTGAACAAAAGAAGGAGATCATCTTCACTTATGATGTTGATTTCCAG GAAAGTGAAGTGAAATGGGCATCTAGATGGGATGCTTATCTTCTGATGAATGATAACCAAATTCACTGGTTCTCTATTGTTAATTCTCTGATGATCGTCCTGTTCCTGTCCGGTATGGTGGCGATGATAATGCTGAGGACCCTTTACCGTGATATTTCACGGTACAACGAGCTCGAGACTCAAGAAGAAGCTCAAGAAGAAACAGGGTGGAAGCTTGTCCACGGTGATGTTTTCAGACTTCCAGCCAATTCTGATCTCCTCTGCGTCTACGTTGGTACAGGGGTCCAATGTTTAGGCATGGTACTTGTCACAATGATCTTCGCCATGCTCGGGTTCCTCTCACCTTCGAACCGGGGTGGTCTGATGACGGCCATGCTTCTACTCTGGGTCTTCATGGGACTTTTTGCTGGCTACGCTTCTTCACGTCTCTACAAAATGTTCAAAGGAACAGAGTGGAAGAGAATCGCCTTCAGGACAGCCTTCTTGTTCCCTGCAGTCGTCTCATCCATCTTCTTTGTCCTAAACGCTCTCATCTGGGGGCAGAAGTCATCCGGAGCAGTTCCCTTCGGAACAATGTTCGCCTTGATCTTCCTCTGGTTCGGCATCTCGGTTCCTCTCGTTTTTGTCGGCGCGTACCTCGGTTTCAAGAAACCAGCGGTTGATGACCCGGTGAAAACCAACAAAATCCCAAGGCAGATCCCAGAGCAAGCTTGGTACATGAACCCGGTTTTCTCAATCCTCATCGGAGGAATCCTGCCTTTCGGTGCAGTCTTCATCGAGCTCTTCTTCATCCTCACATCCATCTGGCTCAACCAGTTCTACTACATCTTTGGGTTCCTCTTCCTCGTCTTTGTGATCCTCATCGTCACTTGCGCCGAGATAACAGTAGTACTCTGCTACTTCCAGCTCTGCAGTGAGGACTACCTTTGGTGGTGGAGATCTTACTTAACATCGGGATCTTCAGCTCTGTATCTATTCCTCTACGCGACGTTCTACTTCTTCACAAAGCTTCAGATCACAAAACTGGTGTCGGCGATGCTTTACTTTGGGTACATGCTCATCGCCTCATACGCATTCTTTGTGCTCACGGGAACAATTGGGTTCTATGCTTGTCTGTGGTTCACAAGGCTCATCTATTCGTCGGTTAAGATCGAttag
- the LOC103846777 gene encoding aspartyl protease family protein At5g10770: MRNVLKIMLIFCVYLNWGCTEGAQERESRKLDYHTVQVSSLSPTGSNTKEPLHVVDKHVVRSPLMRSRVTRLDLDNILRHDRARLDYIHSRLSNNFAERPRKTESKDIPVKDMSKSKSELGWGSYIETIGNGNT; the protein is encoded by the exons ATGAGGAATGTGTTGAAAATCATGCTAATCTTTTGTGTATATCTCAATTGGGGTTGTACTGAGGGAGCTCAAGAAAGAGAGAGTAGAAAATTGGATTATCACACAGTTCAAGTCAGCTCTCTTTCACCAACAG GATCTAATACCAAGGAGCCGCTGCACGTAGTGGACAAGCATGTCGTGCGCTCGCCTCTTATGAGAAGCAGAGTTACGAGACTCGACCTTGACAATATCCTCAGGCACGATCGAGCACGCTTAGACTACATCCACTCTAGACTGTCAAATAATTTTGCTGAACGACCTAGGAAAACTGAATCTAAAGATATACCGGTCAAGGACATGAGTAAGAGCAAGAGCGAGCTCGGTTGGGGGAGCTACATCGAGACTATCGGAAATGGGAACACCTAA
- the LOC103846780 gene encoding probable protein phosphatase 2C 69, with translation MERLVIHKRSPSLTLLRLLPTPTSRAHPLFAILSLPKKETMGYLDEALSYSNPSQSVETPSSGGGLSQNGKFSYGYASSAGKRSSMEDFFETRIDGVDGEIVGLFGVFDGHGGARAAEYVKRHLFSNLITHPKFISDTKSAITDAYNHTDSELLKSEDSHNRDAGSTASTAILLGDRLLVANVGDSRAVISRAGNAIAVSRDHKPDQSDERERIENAGGFVMWAGTWRVGGVLAVSRAFGDRLLKQYVVADPEIREERIDDSLEFLILASDGLWDVFSNEEAVAMVKEVEDPEDSAKKLVAEAIKRGSKDNITCVIVRFLDTASSSHVSSSSSNKMPPLGDLKISSNETKQVQIDAEN, from the exons ATGGAACGTCTTGTTATCCACAAGAGGAGCCCATCTTTAACCCTTCTTCGTCTACTTCCTACTCCAACGTCTCGTGCTCATCCCCTGTTTGCGATTCTCTCACTTCCCAAG AAAGAAACAATGGGATATCTTGACGAGGCCTTGTCGTATTCCAACCCTTCTCAGTCTGTTGAAACTCCATCGAGCGGTGGAGGTCTCAG CCAGAATGGAAAATTCAGCTATGGATATGCAAGCTCGGCTGGGAAGAGATCATCTATGGAAGACTTCTTTGAGACGAGGATCGACGGTGTTGATGGAGAAATCGTTGGTCTTTTTGGAGTTTTTGATG GCCATGGTGGAGCCAGAGCAGCTGAGTATGTGAAGCGTCATCTTTTCAGTAATCTCATCACTCATCCAAAGTTCATCTCTGACACCAAATCAGCTATAA CTGATGCCTATAACCATACAGACTCTGAGCTTCTCAAGTCGGAAGATAGCCACAATAGAGATGCTGGTTCGACTGCTTCCACGGCTATTCTTCTTGGTGATCGTTTACTTGTTGCAAATGTTGGTGATTCACGAGCTGTTATCAGCAGAGCCGGAAATG CCATTGCTGTGTCAAGGGACCACAAACCAGACCAAAGTGATGAGCGTGAAAGGATTGAGAATGCTGGTGGATTTGTTATGTGGGCAG GAACTTGGAGGGTTGGAGGAGTTCTTGCAGTCTCTCGTGCATTTGGTGATCGTCTTCTGAAGCAATATGTTGTTGCTGATCCAGAGATCCGG GAGGAAAGGATTGATGACTCTCTTGAGTTTCTGATCCTAGCAAGTGACGGCCTATGGGATGTTTTCTCTAATGAG GAAGCAGTTGCAATGGTTAAGGAAGTTGAAGATCCAGAGGACTCCGCGAAGAAACTTGTGGctgaagcaataaagagaggGAGTAAAGACAACATCACGTGTGTCATCGTTCGTTTCCTGGATACAGCTTCTTCAAGCCACGTCAGCTCCTCGTCATCCAATAAAATGCCGCCACTTGGAGACCTCAAGATCTCATCCAATGAAACTAAGCAAGTCCAGATCGACGCAGAGAACTAG
- the LOC103846775 gene encoding enhancer of rudimentary homolog, whose amino-acid sequence MANNQNGRHTIILLQNSPSRATRTFMDYDSIGQAIDGICGLYERKLKEINPSLRNLSYDIADLYNFIDGLTDLSALVYEHSMNAYLPYDRQWIKHKALHHLKKLASGGR is encoded by the exons ATG GCAAATAATCAGAACGGAAGGCACACAATCATCCTGTTGCAAAACTCACCAAGCAGAGCTACGAGGACGTTTATGGACTATGATTCTATAGGCCAAGCTATCGAtg GTATCTGCGGCTTATACGAAAGGAAGCTGAAGGAAATCAACCCATCCCTCAGGAATCTTAGTTATGACATTGCTGATCTTTACAATTTTATCGATGGTCTTACTGACCTGAGCGCTTTGGT CTATGAACATTCCATGAATGCTTATCTGCCATATGACAGGCAGTGGATTAAGCACAAGGCACTTCACCATCTCAAGAAACTTGCCAGTGGAGGGAGATAA